The Candidatus Sysuiplasma jiujiangense genome includes the window TCAGATGATCAAAGTGAAGTTTTTCCTTCAGAAAAGTGCAAAATTCTAGCAGCTTCTCTCTTGGAACCTTGTTGGCCTCAATCCTGCGATCTGTCTTTGCGTTCACAGCGATATCAGGAAAATGCGACTTCATCTCCGTAATGAGTTCCTGGACCGGCATGACATCACTTATGCCGAGTTTCGAGTAATCTCTGTCCTCGCCGGATATGACAACTGTAGGTGTGGACATTTGCTTCCCTCAGTGCGGTAGCATGAAGTTTTCTTTCTCCGACCTTATCTTCTTCTGAAGTTTCAGGAAACCGTCCAGAAGAGCCTCAGGTCTCGGTGGACAGCCGGGGATATAGATATCCACCGGCAGAAAGGTATCCGCACCCCTGACAATATTGTAGGAGTCCCACCATGGGCCTCCAGATATGGTGCATTCGCCCATGCATATTACCCACTTGGGATAGGGCATCTGTTCGTAGAGCCTGATCAGGACCGGCTTAAGTTTCATTGAGATCCATCCGTTCAGCAGAAGAACGTCGCACTGCCTGGGCGAATTCCAGAAAATGACGCCGAGTCTTTCAATGTCAAATCTTGGAGCCGCCGCGGCGGCCATCTCTATGGCACAGCAGGCAATGCCGAAATGAAGCGGATACAGCGAGTTTCTTGCAGACCAGTTGAAGACACTTCCGGTGAGTTTGTTTGTTCTGGCGCGACCAATCTCCTGTCTCTGTTTTACCATTTCTGCGACCTCGCCGCTCCACTGAAGGAACGTGTCATGAGACATTGCGATCGCGCTGGGGGCGTTGGAATCAGCTCTGCTCTGGGCCCTGCTCATATCCATATGACTTCCTCCTTCTTCAGAGCATAAAGTATCCCTACAGTCAGCAAACCGACGAACACAAGCATGAGCAATTTGGCTTCAACAGACATGGAGGAGAAGGTGTATGCCCAGAGCGCAAGGAAGACCGTGAGAACATCCGCAATGACAAAAATGAGAGCGAACATATAATACTGGAAGTGAAACTGTATCCTGGTATCGCCTATAGGCACTTCGCCGCATTCATAGGTGGTTTCTTTGAGCGGTTCTTTTTTTGATGGCCTGAGAAGAGAGGACAGGAACATGCCGACAAATGCAAAAAGGACCGAAATAACAGCAAAAACGAGCACTGGTGCATAGGGTCCGTAGTTCATGATTTTTCGATTAGTATGGACTGTTATAAGTACGTTTCTGATAACATCTTCTGCTTCGCCGCAATCTCATACCTCGAGCCTCTTCGGTTCCCTGATGCTCAGCAGCACAATAACGGAAACCGCAAACACAGGAACCGATACAATGAAAGGGAGAAGCGGCGTCACAGAATACAGGTAACCGCCGAGTATCTGCGCCGGAATGGAGAAGAACAGCGGCAGTGCGCTGAACATTGCCATGATCCTTCCCCTGATGAATTTTGGAACAATGTCTGTCTGCAGTGCTGTCAGGGGAGGACCGAGAAGTGCTGTTCCGGTCCCTCCCACAACGCTCCACGTGACCATCTCATCCATATCCTTTGCCCGGGTGAAGAAAAGCTGGTTAAGAGGCACCGAAAGTGATGAAAACACGACTGATTTCTTGAGACCGAATTTCTCGACCATTCTTGCGGCAGGGAAAAGGAGGAGCATCACGACAAAGGATGAAATGCCGACAACGATGCCGTAAAGGTAGGGCTGGAAATGAAGTTCCTGGACGAAATAAAGGACAGAAAAGGAGGATGTCAATCCGAGCGCGAACGACGCCACAATAGAATAGAGCAGGAGCAGCCTGGCGTCTTTGCCGACAACTGAGAATGCTCTCCTTGTTTCGGCAAATAATGTGAACCAGAACTCTGAAAAACTTACCTTCTTCCGCGGTGTGAAGTTTTCAGTCATCCTCAGCGCCCTGTACGTTATCGCAGCGATGCCAAAGAGACCGGCTGCCAGGAATGCAAACCTAATCCCCTGTATATCGCCGAATCTTGATATCAGCAGGCCACCAAGATACGGTGAAATTACAGCAGGTATGGTGTTTATGAAAGAATATGACGCAATGCCCCTAGGTCTCAGTTCCGGTTTCATCGATTCTGTAAGCGATGTTGTGAACAGAGGTCCGTATATTCCGGAGACGGAGCCGATGACAACAGGGAGCAGGAGAAGCGGGGCATCCGGCGTCATAAAGTAGATGAAATTATTGGCCACCCCGATGAAGCTGAAAACTATGATTGCACGCTTCCTTCCCCAGACATCCCCCACATACCCGCCAACAAGCTGGGATACAGCGGTTACCAGAGAGGTTATTGCGGCAAGGTAACCGATAAGAATAGCGCTTGCACCAATGGAGTAGAAGAAGAGAGACTGGTATGGCGAGGCCATGGCACCCCCCACGGACCAGAGGGTCGAACTGCTGGTGAGTATCCATGCATTACCGGGAAGATAGAATCGCCTTTTCAGCCTGCCGATTATTGCGCTGGAGAAGAGGTTGCGTGCGTTCTCTTGCACGTCTTTGAGACCGATTTCAAGCTGGGCACTGTCCGTCATTCGACAACCTGGACTGTTTTACCAGTCTTTACCTCTGCAGGTATTTATTCCTGTTACTTCTGTTTTCGGGCAAATGAGAACATCGGTAAAAGCGGGGGACTGGCAGATCCGGAATGAGTAAATCGGCCCTCCCAGCACCTCAGCGACGACACTGAATGCTAGTTGGTTCAGAATGCTTTTCTCACAATTAACGCAGATTATCAAGGTGAAATTTTTGACAGGCT containing:
- the ndhC gene encoding NADH-quinone oxidoreductase subunit A, with the translated sequence MNYGPYAPVLVFAVISVLFAFVGMFLSSLLRPSKKEPLKETTYECGEVPIGDTRIQFHFQYYMFALIFVIADVLTVFLALWAYTFSSMSVEAKLLMLVFVGLLTVGILYALKKEEVIWI
- the nuoB gene encoding NADH-quinone oxidoreductase subunit NuoB — translated: MVKQRQEIGRARTNKLTGSVFNWSARNSLYPLHFGIACCAIEMAAAAAPRFDIERLGVIFWNSPRQCDVLLLNGWISMKLKPVLIRLYEQMPYPKWVICMGECTISGGPWWDSYNIVRGADTFLPVDIYIPGCPPRPEALLDGFLKLQKKIRSEKENFMLPH
- a CDS encoding MFS transporter, translating into MTDSAQLEIGLKDVQENARNLFSSAIIGRLKRRFYLPGNAWILTSSSTLWSVGGAMASPYQSLFFYSIGASAILIGYLAAITSLVTAVSQLVGGYVGDVWGRKRAIIVFSFIGVANNFIYFMTPDAPLLLLPVVIGSVSGIYGPLFTTSLTESMKPELRPRGIASYSFINTIPAVISPYLGGLLISRFGDIQGIRFAFLAAGLFGIAAITYRALRMTENFTPRKKVSFSEFWFTLFAETRRAFSVVGKDARLLLLYSIVASFALGLTSSFSVLYFVQELHFQPYLYGIVVGISSFVVMLLLFPAARMVEKFGLKKSVVFSSLSVPLNQLFFTRAKDMDEMVTWSVVGGTGTALLGPPLTALQTDIVPKFIRGRIMAMFSALPLFFSIPAQILGGYLYSVTPLLPFIVSVPVFAVSVIVLLSIREPKRLEV